The proteins below come from a single Kryptolebias marmoratus isolate JLee-2015 linkage group LG12, ASM164957v2, whole genome shotgun sequence genomic window:
- the arhgap17b gene encoding rho GTPase-activating protein 17b isoform X2, producing MKKQFNRMRQLANQTVGRAEKTEVLSDDLLQIEKRMELVRLVSHNTHKRLVSCLQGQPGLDTEKRQKKLPLTSLSQAMQEGGTQLGDESLIGKMMEVCGEAENRLATELMQYELQIERDILDPLNQLAEVDIPNIFKQRKQLAKLVLDYDSAKNRLLQTSRSSNLAVASKGDSLKDEMDEALNKVEICKDQLSADMYNFASKEGDCARYYIMLLEAQAEYHKKSLAVLEAVIPTIQMQQDSWTEMPAFGTALEEHLKKSNREIALPLEACVMMLLETGMKEEGLFRIAAGASKLKKLKAALDCSTSQLQDFYSDPHAVAGALKSYLRELPEPLMTFSLYDEWTQASSVADPDKRLQALWVTCDHLPKANKTNFRYLVKFLAKLAQESDVNKMTPSNIAIVLGPNLLWAKTEGTLAEMAAATSVHVVAIIEPIIQHADWFFPGELDFNVSGMFSLPSHPSTPDLDSSLDRKRPGSMGQDGDSHAPRKDSPVNKHPEPTPRRAGTVNRKQAQLTSPTFQPALASLESGGPSLQPEPQPQVLPPAAEPGPSGAGGGGDAQGGGVQAATVQPHVVTQLSAEESSPAREKMSTPPPQRNGLIHLTPGTQPSPGGSRGPSPHLGRRGTKKQAPAPPKQPSPFASQSSNTLTPGSPSHPPVTPRRHSSREQIQAPSHPPPQPPPAHQAQGEPEPSPPSTPTPPGTPSPDSSHSNSVHSYPSGSLPRPSRPAPKPRVRPNFPPPPPQPAASDNGNGICSSASKIITDV from the exons ATGAAGAAACAGTTTAACCGCATGAGGCAGCTCGCCAACCAGACTGTAGGAAG aGCGGAGAAAACCGAGGTGCTGAGCGATGACCTCCTTCAG ATCGAGAAGCGCATGGAGCTGGTGCGGCTGGTGTCCCACAACACTCACAAGAGGCTGGTGTCCTGCCTGCAGGGTCAGCCTGGCTTGGACACGGAGAAGAGACAG AAAAAGCTGCCACTGACCTCGCTGTCCCAGGCTATGCAGGAGGGAGGGACTCAGCTGGGAGACGAGAGTCTGATCGG gaagATGATGGAGGTGTGTGGGGAGGCAGAGAACAGGTTAGCCACCGAACTGATGCAGTACGAGTTGCAGATTGAGAGAGATATTCTGGATCCCCTCAACCAGCTGGCAGAG GTGGATATTCCTAATATATTCAAGCAGAGGAAGCAACTTGCTAAGCTAGTTCTGGACTATGACTCAGCAAAAAATAG GTTGCTTCAAACATCAAGATCCAGCAACCTGGCCGTGGCATCTAAAGGAGATTCACTCAAAGACGAGATGGACGAAGCTCTCAATAAAGTAGAAATATGCAAG GACCAGCTCTCTGCAGACATGTACAACTTTGCTTCAAAGGAGGGAGACTGCGCACGCTACTACATCATG ttaTTGGAGGCCCAGGCTGAATACCACAAGAAGTCTCTGGCAGTTCTGGAAGCAGTGATTCCAACCATCCAAATGCAACAAG ATTCCTGGACGGAGATGCCAGCGTTCGGCACGGCGCTGGAGGAACACCTGAAGAAGAGCAACCGTGAGATCGCTCTGCCCCTCGAGGCGTGCGTCATGATGCTGCTGGAGACTGGCATGAAGGAGGAG GGTCTCTTTCGGATCGCAGCTGGAGCTTCTaagctgaaaaagctgaaagcgGCGCTGGACTGCTCCACCTCTCAGCTCCAGGATTTCTACTCTGACCCCCACGCCGTCGCCG GAGCCCTGAAGTCTTACCTCCGGGAGCTTCCTGAACCTCTGATGACTTTTAGCCTGTACGACGAGTGGACCCAGGCCTCCAG tgtggCTGACCCTGACAAGAGGCTGCAGGCTTTATGGGTGACTTGTGACCATCTGCCAAAGGCAAACAAAACCAACTTCAG GTATTTGGTGAAGTTCCTGGCTAAACTGGCTCAGGAAAGTGACGTGAACAAAATGACTCCCAGCAACATCGCCATCGTCCTCGGGCCCAACCTGCTCTGGGCGAAGACGGAGGG GACGCTGGCTGAGATGGCTGCAGCGACGTCTGTTCATGTAGTGGCCATCATCGAACCTATTATCCAACATGCTGATTGGTTCTTCCCTGGCG AGTTGGACTTCAACGTTTCAGGCATGTTTTCCTTGCCCAGCCACCCGTCGACCCCCGACCTGGATTCCAGCCTGGACAGGAAACGCCCCGGCAGCATGGGGCAGGACGGGGACAGTCACGCCCCGCGTAAAGACAG CCCCGTTAACAAACATCCGGAGCCCACTCCGCGCAGAGCCGGCACCGTAAATAGAAAACAGGCACAACTAACCTCACCCACCTTCCAACCCGCGCTGGCCTCTCTGGAAAGCGGGGGTCCTTCCCTGCAGCCTGAGCCGCAGCCCCAGGTTCTGCCCCCGGCTGCAGAGCCTGGCCCGAGCGgcgctggtggtggtggtgatgctCAGGGGGGTGGGGTGCAGGCAGCCACAGTGCAGCCTCATGTTGTAACACAGCTCAGCGCAGAGGAGAGCAG CCCAGCCCGGGAGAAGATGTCCACCCCCCCTCCACAGAGGAATGGTTTAATCCACCTCACACCTGGAACCCAACCCTCTCCAGGTGGGTCAAGAGGACCAAGTCCACATTTGGGTCGCAGAG gTACCAAGAAGCAGGCGCCAGCTCCCCCCAAACAGCCCAGCCCCTTCGCCTCCCAGTCCAGTAACACCCTGACGCCCGGCTCGCCCAGCCACCCGCCCGTCACGCCTCGCCGTCACTCCAGCAGAGAGCAGATCCAAGCCCCAAGCCACCCGCCGCCGCAGCCTCCTCCCGCCCACCAGGCTCAGGGGGAGCCAGAGCCGTCGCCTCCCAGCACTCCTACCCCTCCTGGCACGCCAAGCCCCGACAGCTCCCACTCCAACTCGGTCCACTCGTATCCCTCTGGGTCTCTGCCTCGCCCCTCCAGGCCCGCTCCGAAACCACGGGTGCGACCCAACTTTCCGCCGCCGCCCCCGCAGCCTGCAGCGAGTGACAACGGTAACGGGATCTGCAGCTCTGCATCAAAGATTATAACAG ATGTCTGA
- the arhgap17b gene encoding rho GTPase-activating protein 17b isoform X1: MKKQFNRMRQLANQTVGRAEKTEVLSDDLLQIEKRMELVRLVSHNTHKRLVSCLQGQPGLDTEKRQKKLPLTSLSQAMQEGGTQLGDESLIGKMMEVCGEAENRLATELMQYELQIERDILDPLNQLAEVDIPNIFKQRKQLAKLVLDYDSAKNRLLQTSRSSNLAVASKGDSLKDEMDEALNKVEICKDQLSADMYNFASKEGDCARYYIMLLEAQAEYHKKSLAVLEAVIPTIQMQQDSWTEMPAFGTALEEHLKKSNREIALPLEACVMMLLETGMKEEGLFRIAAGASKLKKLKAALDCSTSQLQDFYSDPHAVAGALKSYLRELPEPLMTFSLYDEWTQASSVADPDKRLQALWVTCDHLPKANKTNFRYLVKFLAKLAQESDVNKMTPSNIAIVLGPNLLWAKTEGTLAEMAAATSVHVVAIIEPIIQHADWFFPGELDFNVSGMFSLPSHPSTPDLDSSLDRKRPGSMGQDGDSHAPRKDSPVNKHPEPTPRRAGTVNRKQAQLTSPTFQPALASLESGGPSLQPEPQPQVLPPAAEPGPSGAGGGGDAQGGGVQAATVQPHVVTQLSAEESSPAREKMSTPPPQRNGLIHLTPGTQPSPGGSRGPSPHLGRRGTKKQAPAPPKQPSPFASQSSNTLTPGSPSHPPVTPRRHSSREQIQAPSHPPPQPPPAHQAQGEPEPSPPSTPTPPGTPSPDSSHSNSVHSYPSGSLPRPSRPAPKPRVRPNFPPPPPQPAASDNGNGICSSASKIITDGGLVLKGIGKAFIPQVIEDQQEKGSAGHEPVLPLQLHIETDHTAL; the protein is encoded by the exons ATGAAGAAACAGTTTAACCGCATGAGGCAGCTCGCCAACCAGACTGTAGGAAG aGCGGAGAAAACCGAGGTGCTGAGCGATGACCTCCTTCAG ATCGAGAAGCGCATGGAGCTGGTGCGGCTGGTGTCCCACAACACTCACAAGAGGCTGGTGTCCTGCCTGCAGGGTCAGCCTGGCTTGGACACGGAGAAGAGACAG AAAAAGCTGCCACTGACCTCGCTGTCCCAGGCTATGCAGGAGGGAGGGACTCAGCTGGGAGACGAGAGTCTGATCGG gaagATGATGGAGGTGTGTGGGGAGGCAGAGAACAGGTTAGCCACCGAACTGATGCAGTACGAGTTGCAGATTGAGAGAGATATTCTGGATCCCCTCAACCAGCTGGCAGAG GTGGATATTCCTAATATATTCAAGCAGAGGAAGCAACTTGCTAAGCTAGTTCTGGACTATGACTCAGCAAAAAATAG GTTGCTTCAAACATCAAGATCCAGCAACCTGGCCGTGGCATCTAAAGGAGATTCACTCAAAGACGAGATGGACGAAGCTCTCAATAAAGTAGAAATATGCAAG GACCAGCTCTCTGCAGACATGTACAACTTTGCTTCAAAGGAGGGAGACTGCGCACGCTACTACATCATG ttaTTGGAGGCCCAGGCTGAATACCACAAGAAGTCTCTGGCAGTTCTGGAAGCAGTGATTCCAACCATCCAAATGCAACAAG ATTCCTGGACGGAGATGCCAGCGTTCGGCACGGCGCTGGAGGAACACCTGAAGAAGAGCAACCGTGAGATCGCTCTGCCCCTCGAGGCGTGCGTCATGATGCTGCTGGAGACTGGCATGAAGGAGGAG GGTCTCTTTCGGATCGCAGCTGGAGCTTCTaagctgaaaaagctgaaagcgGCGCTGGACTGCTCCACCTCTCAGCTCCAGGATTTCTACTCTGACCCCCACGCCGTCGCCG GAGCCCTGAAGTCTTACCTCCGGGAGCTTCCTGAACCTCTGATGACTTTTAGCCTGTACGACGAGTGGACCCAGGCCTCCAG tgtggCTGACCCTGACAAGAGGCTGCAGGCTTTATGGGTGACTTGTGACCATCTGCCAAAGGCAAACAAAACCAACTTCAG GTATTTGGTGAAGTTCCTGGCTAAACTGGCTCAGGAAAGTGACGTGAACAAAATGACTCCCAGCAACATCGCCATCGTCCTCGGGCCCAACCTGCTCTGGGCGAAGACGGAGGG GACGCTGGCTGAGATGGCTGCAGCGACGTCTGTTCATGTAGTGGCCATCATCGAACCTATTATCCAACATGCTGATTGGTTCTTCCCTGGCG AGTTGGACTTCAACGTTTCAGGCATGTTTTCCTTGCCCAGCCACCCGTCGACCCCCGACCTGGATTCCAGCCTGGACAGGAAACGCCCCGGCAGCATGGGGCAGGACGGGGACAGTCACGCCCCGCGTAAAGACAG CCCCGTTAACAAACATCCGGAGCCCACTCCGCGCAGAGCCGGCACCGTAAATAGAAAACAGGCACAACTAACCTCACCCACCTTCCAACCCGCGCTGGCCTCTCTGGAAAGCGGGGGTCCTTCCCTGCAGCCTGAGCCGCAGCCCCAGGTTCTGCCCCCGGCTGCAGAGCCTGGCCCGAGCGgcgctggtggtggtggtgatgctCAGGGGGGTGGGGTGCAGGCAGCCACAGTGCAGCCTCATGTTGTAACACAGCTCAGCGCAGAGGAGAGCAG CCCAGCCCGGGAGAAGATGTCCACCCCCCCTCCACAGAGGAATGGTTTAATCCACCTCACACCTGGAACCCAACCCTCTCCAGGTGGGTCAAGAGGACCAAGTCCACATTTGGGTCGCAGAG gTACCAAGAAGCAGGCGCCAGCTCCCCCCAAACAGCCCAGCCCCTTCGCCTCCCAGTCCAGTAACACCCTGACGCCCGGCTCGCCCAGCCACCCGCCCGTCACGCCTCGCCGTCACTCCAGCAGAGAGCAGATCCAAGCCCCAAGCCACCCGCCGCCGCAGCCTCCTCCCGCCCACCAGGCTCAGGGGGAGCCAGAGCCGTCGCCTCCCAGCACTCCTACCCCTCCTGGCACGCCAAGCCCCGACAGCTCCCACTCCAACTCGGTCCACTCGTATCCCTCTGGGTCTCTGCCTCGCCCCTCCAGGCCCGCTCCGAAACCACGGGTGCGACCCAACTTTCCGCCGCCGCCCCCGCAGCCTGCAGCGAGTGACAACGGTAACGGGATCTGCAGCTCTGCATCAAAGATTATAACAG ATGGAGGCCTGGTACTTAAGGGGATTGGAAAAGCTTTCATCCCTCAGGTGATCGAGGATCAACAGGAAAAGGGCTCTGCTGGTCACGAGCCCGTCCTGCCCCTACAGCTTCACATCGAGACGGATCACACTGCTCTGTAA
- the arhgap17b gene encoding rho GTPase-activating protein 17b isoform X3, producing MKKQFNRMRQLANQTVGRAEKTEVLSDDLLQIEKRMELVRLVSHNTHKRLVSCLQGQPGLDTEKRQKKLPLTSLSQAMQEGGTQLGDESLIGKMMEVCGEAENRLATELMQYELQIERDILDPLNQLAEVDIPNIFKQRKQLAKLVLDYDSAKNRLLQTSRSSNLAVASKGDSLKDEMDEALNKVEICKDQLSADMYNFASKEGDCARYYIMLLEAQAEYHKKSLAVLEAVIPTIQMQQDSWTEMPAFGTALEEHLKKSNREIALPLEACVMMLLETGMKEEGLFRIAAGASKLKKLKAALDCSTSQLQDFYSDPHAVAGALKSYLRELPEPLMTFSLYDEWTQASSVADPDKRLQALWVTCDHLPKANKTNFRYLVKFLAKLAQESDVNKMTPSNIAIVLGPNLLWAKTEGTLAEMAAATSVHVVAIIEPIIQHADWFFPGELDFNVSGMFSLPSHPSTPDLDSSLDRKRPGSMGQDGDSHAPRKDSPAREKMSTPPPQRNGLIHLTPGTQPSPGGSRGPSPHLGRRGTKKQAPAPPKQPSPFASQSSNTLTPGSPSHPPVTPRRHSSREQIQAPSHPPPQPPPAHQAQGEPEPSPPSTPTPPGTPSPDSSHSNSVHSYPSGSLPRPSRPAPKPRVRPNFPPPPPQPAASDNGNGICSSASKIITDGGLVLKGIGKAFIPQVIEDQQEKGSAGHEPVLPLQLHIETDHTAL from the exons ATGAAGAAACAGTTTAACCGCATGAGGCAGCTCGCCAACCAGACTGTAGGAAG aGCGGAGAAAACCGAGGTGCTGAGCGATGACCTCCTTCAG ATCGAGAAGCGCATGGAGCTGGTGCGGCTGGTGTCCCACAACACTCACAAGAGGCTGGTGTCCTGCCTGCAGGGTCAGCCTGGCTTGGACACGGAGAAGAGACAG AAAAAGCTGCCACTGACCTCGCTGTCCCAGGCTATGCAGGAGGGAGGGACTCAGCTGGGAGACGAGAGTCTGATCGG gaagATGATGGAGGTGTGTGGGGAGGCAGAGAACAGGTTAGCCACCGAACTGATGCAGTACGAGTTGCAGATTGAGAGAGATATTCTGGATCCCCTCAACCAGCTGGCAGAG GTGGATATTCCTAATATATTCAAGCAGAGGAAGCAACTTGCTAAGCTAGTTCTGGACTATGACTCAGCAAAAAATAG GTTGCTTCAAACATCAAGATCCAGCAACCTGGCCGTGGCATCTAAAGGAGATTCACTCAAAGACGAGATGGACGAAGCTCTCAATAAAGTAGAAATATGCAAG GACCAGCTCTCTGCAGACATGTACAACTTTGCTTCAAAGGAGGGAGACTGCGCACGCTACTACATCATG ttaTTGGAGGCCCAGGCTGAATACCACAAGAAGTCTCTGGCAGTTCTGGAAGCAGTGATTCCAACCATCCAAATGCAACAAG ATTCCTGGACGGAGATGCCAGCGTTCGGCACGGCGCTGGAGGAACACCTGAAGAAGAGCAACCGTGAGATCGCTCTGCCCCTCGAGGCGTGCGTCATGATGCTGCTGGAGACTGGCATGAAGGAGGAG GGTCTCTTTCGGATCGCAGCTGGAGCTTCTaagctgaaaaagctgaaagcgGCGCTGGACTGCTCCACCTCTCAGCTCCAGGATTTCTACTCTGACCCCCACGCCGTCGCCG GAGCCCTGAAGTCTTACCTCCGGGAGCTTCCTGAACCTCTGATGACTTTTAGCCTGTACGACGAGTGGACCCAGGCCTCCAG tgtggCTGACCCTGACAAGAGGCTGCAGGCTTTATGGGTGACTTGTGACCATCTGCCAAAGGCAAACAAAACCAACTTCAG GTATTTGGTGAAGTTCCTGGCTAAACTGGCTCAGGAAAGTGACGTGAACAAAATGACTCCCAGCAACATCGCCATCGTCCTCGGGCCCAACCTGCTCTGGGCGAAGACGGAGGG GACGCTGGCTGAGATGGCTGCAGCGACGTCTGTTCATGTAGTGGCCATCATCGAACCTATTATCCAACATGCTGATTGGTTCTTCCCTGGCG AGTTGGACTTCAACGTTTCAGGCATGTTTTCCTTGCCCAGCCACCCGTCGACCCCCGACCTGGATTCCAGCCTGGACAGGAAACGCCCCGGCAGCATGGGGCAGGACGGGGACAGTCACGCCCCGCGTAAAGACAG CCCAGCCCGGGAGAAGATGTCCACCCCCCCTCCACAGAGGAATGGTTTAATCCACCTCACACCTGGAACCCAACCCTCTCCAGGTGGGTCAAGAGGACCAAGTCCACATTTGGGTCGCAGAG gTACCAAGAAGCAGGCGCCAGCTCCCCCCAAACAGCCCAGCCCCTTCGCCTCCCAGTCCAGTAACACCCTGACGCCCGGCTCGCCCAGCCACCCGCCCGTCACGCCTCGCCGTCACTCCAGCAGAGAGCAGATCCAAGCCCCAAGCCACCCGCCGCCGCAGCCTCCTCCCGCCCACCAGGCTCAGGGGGAGCCAGAGCCGTCGCCTCCCAGCACTCCTACCCCTCCTGGCACGCCAAGCCCCGACAGCTCCCACTCCAACTCGGTCCACTCGTATCCCTCTGGGTCTCTGCCTCGCCCCTCCAGGCCCGCTCCGAAACCACGGGTGCGACCCAACTTTCCGCCGCCGCCCCCGCAGCCTGCAGCGAGTGACAACGGTAACGGGATCTGCAGCTCTGCATCAAAGATTATAACAG ATGGAGGCCTGGTACTTAAGGGGATTGGAAAAGCTTTCATCCCTCAGGTGATCGAGGATCAACAGGAAAAGGGCTCTGCTGGTCACGAGCCCGTCCTGCCCCTACAGCTTCACATCGAGACGGATCACACTGCTCTGTAA
- the slc5a11 gene encoding sodium/myo-inositol cotransporter 2, with product MTFERATSSMPPTQVPSLGSSALGTVDIVVLVVYFLLVLAVGFWSMWRTKRSTVDGYFLAGKSMTWWPVGASLFASNIGSGHFIGLAGSGAAAGIGAIAYEWNGMFMILLLGWLFLPIYISSGVTTMPEYLQRRFGGRRTQLFIAVLSLFIYIFTKISVDMYAGAVFIQIALKLNIYLAVVLLLSVTALYTVAGGLAAVIYTDAAQTAIMLAGALILMGFSFAEVGGWNVLMQGYASAIPTIRVPNSTCGIPRDDAFHIFRDPVNSDLPWPGVLIGMSVPSMWYWCSDQVIVQRSLAAKTLTHAKGGSLLAAYLKVLPFFAIMLPGMISRILYTDEVACADPELCQQICGNSVGCSDIAYAKLVMELLPAGLRGLMMAVMIAALMSSLTSIFNSASTIFTMDLWKSFRSRASEWELMIVGRVFVLVLVVVSVLWIPVVQASQGGQLFIYIQSISTYLQPPVSIIFLMGCFWKRTNEKGAFWGLAIGLTVGCIRMLLDFIYPAPLCYEEDRRPGVLKYVHYLYFSILLSFITLVVVVGVSLATEEPTPEQLSRLTWYTRFDPVKPKEQVFSVEQSVERQPESIDGQACRRRTDSSISSVRTQSRFMSVLYWLCGMERRREGGDSPPPAPEPTICTLEEKPRLRLVVNVNLIICLSVTAFIIGYWA from the exons ATGACTTTTGAACGAGCAACAAGCAGTATGCCCCCAACTCAGGTGCCGTCTCTGGGGAGCAGCGCTCTGGGCACAGTGGATATAGTGGTGCTCGTGGTCTACTTTCTACTAGTGCTGGCTGTGGGATTCTGG TCTATGTGGAGGACGAAGCGCAGCACTGTGGATGGATACTTCTTAGCTGGGAAGAGTATGACCTGGTGGCCA GTGGGGGCTTCTCTGTTTGCCAGTAACATTGGCAGTGGGCATTTCATCGGACTGGCCGGatctggagctgcagcaggaattGGGGCAATTGCGTATGAATGGAAC GGAATGTTTATGATTTTGCTCCTGGGGTGGCTCTTCCTGCCGATTTATATTTCTTCAGGG gtgacGACCATGCCAGAGTATTTGCAGAGGCGCTTTGGTGGAAGAAGAACACAGTTATTTATAGCCGTCCTgtccttatttatttacatctttaCAAAAATATCG GTGGACATGTATGCAGGTGCAGTGTTCATTCAGATTGCATTAAAATTGAATATTTACCTGGCTGTGGTGCTGCTGCTATCAGTGACTGCTCTTTACACTGTAGCAG GTGGTCTGGCTGCGGTTATCTACACCGACGCAGCTCAAACTGCCATCATGCTGGCAGGAGCGCTCATCCTCATGGGCTTCA GTTTCGCAGAGGTTGGAGGCTGGAACGTTCTGATGCAGGGATACGCCAGCGCCATTCCCACGATCCGTGTGCCCAACTCAACCTGCGGCATCCCCCGAGATGACGCCTTCCACATCTTCAGAGACCCGGTGAACTCTGACCTGCCTTGGCCTGGTGTCCTCATCGGCATGTCTGTCCCCTCCATGTGGTACTGGTGCTCTGATCAG GTGATTGTTCAGCGCTCTCTGGCTGCCAAGACTCTGACCCACGCGAAGGGCGGCTCCCTCCTGGCTGCCTACCTGAAAGTTCTGCCTTTCTTTGCCATCATGCTGCCCGGCATGATCAGCAGGATTCTCTACACAG ATGAAGTGGCGTGTGCAGACCCCGAGCTCTGTCAGCAGATCTGTGGAAACTCAGTGGGCTGCTCAGATATCGCCTACGCCAAACTGGTCATGGAGCTGCTGCCTGCAG GACTGAGGGGGCTGATGATGGCTGTGATGATCGCTGCTCTCATGTCGTCTCTGACCTCCATCTTCAACAGCGCCAGCACCATTTTCACCATGGATTTATGGAAGAGTTTCCGATCTCGTGCGTCTGAATGGGAGCTCATGATTGTGGGCAG GGTGTTTGTGCTCGTGTTGGTGGTGGTGTCCGTGCTGTGGATTCCTGTTGTCCAGGCCAGCCAGGGTGGCCAGCTCTTCATCTACATCCAGTCCATCAGCACCTACCTGCAGCCGCCCGTCAGTATCATCTTCCTCATGGGCTGCTTCTGGAAGAGGACCAACGAGAAG GGTGCATTCTGGGGCCTCGCCATCGGCCTCACTGTGGGCTGTATACGCATGTTGTTGGACTTCATCTACCCCGCTCCTCTGTGTTACGAAGAGGACCGCAGGCCCGGCGTGCTGAAATACGTCCATTACCTGTACTTCTCCATCTTACTGTCCTTCATCACCCTGGTCGTGGTGGTTGGAGTGAGCCTGGCTACTGAAGAGCCGACTCCAGAACAG ttaagtCGCCTGACGTGGTACACAAGATTTGACCCTGTGAAGCCTAAAGAGCAGGTGTTCTCAGTGGAGCAGAGCGTCGAAAGACAACCTGAAAGCATCGACGGACAAGCGTGTCGTCGCAGAACAG ACTCGTCCATTTCCAGCGTCCGAACTCAGTCCAGGTTTATGTCTGTCCTCTACTGGCTGTGTGGGATGGAGCGACGGAGGGAGGGAGGCGACAGTCCTCCTCCTGCACCTGAGCCAACGATCTGTACTCTGGAAGAGAAGCCACGCCTCCGACTCGTCGTAAACGTCAACCTTATCATTTGCCTTTCTGTAACAGCCTTTATCATCGGCTACTGGGCCTGA